From the genome of Synergistes jonesii, one region includes:
- a CDS encoding right-handed parallel beta-helix repeat-containing protein gives MRKTIYSLTALCAMAFALSCAGCAQAGTVYVKSYQELLDAVASANADSSGAGTEIVLTEDLEVTKGGVPGLKENTDAVTGATIAVKTGNLTVNGNGKRIKAHGYPTFNIEGGSKEDDSDALRGIVIKDLTIEGAGYQAKPGGGMFFENRSYVTLENCRFQNCTAAKTGGGALYAGPHHSSVGPVVKIIGCSFSGNRTESGSGAAILAQYAQVDIMSTEFTGNEALVGGAIALYGDGAKLAVDSASRFANNRAANTGGAVAVRYGSNGGRSYSSTEKVACKIDASFSGNHAAAGENDVSFAVYYHPSFTGKLSIVGDASSYTKELKESRPIVGGKAVEPVFFEDIDRLTHLAPEKVHRAASYQDLKEILGYCKYDPASGGWEKDDSGHAKITAGRARAGDLVVITADLKAETDAANTSKTPRTDAVTGATLYVTKDELKIFGNGHTINGDGFPVFDIDGGEGALSLESGNLTIKEGAYNAKLGGAIFVEGDATLSAFNMTFKNCTAGGGRPEALAGGGGAVYLDPHGKGKPALNATDCLFEGNKAANGVGGAVSAINGSVTLSNCTFKANEAAQGGAIGMKGEGTLTLNRCELSSNSSRYAGGAVDIHYGRSWYKKSDELNKDSRITAKISRCSFSGNSAGMGEAADISYSRYYDDKFPDDNSPHSNYLTADDDALVKDLTFADIFRTKLKGADGTGGDSSSGCNAGFPPLALAAACAAAVAAWIKERR, from the coding sequence ATGCGAAAAACAATATACTCGCTCACGGCTCTCTGCGCGATGGCGTTTGCACTTTCGTGCGCGGGCTGCGCTCAGGCGGGCACCGTTTACGTAAAAAGCTATCAGGAGTTGCTCGACGCCGTGGCGTCGGCAAACGCCGACAGCTCGGGAGCCGGGACGGAGATCGTCCTCACGGAGGATCTTGAGGTTACAAAGGGAGGCGTGCCGGGGCTGAAGGAAAATACCGATGCGGTGACGGGGGCCACGATCGCGGTAAAAACCGGAAATCTCACCGTCAACGGAAACGGCAAGAGGATAAAGGCCCACGGCTACCCCACATTCAACATCGAGGGCGGAAGCAAGGAGGACGACTCCGACGCGCTGCGCGGTATCGTAATAAAAGACCTTACGATAGAGGGCGCGGGCTACCAGGCAAAGCCCGGCGGAGGGATGTTCTTCGAGAACCGCTCCTATGTTACGCTGGAGAATTGCCGTTTCCAAAACTGCACGGCGGCCAAGACAGGCGGCGGCGCGCTCTACGCCGGACCGCACCACAGTTCCGTGGGGCCGGTGGTGAAGATCATAGGCTGCTCATTTAGCGGCAACAGGACGGAGAGCGGAAGCGGCGCGGCCATCCTCGCGCAGTATGCACAGGTAGATATAATGAGCACCGAGTTCACAGGAAACGAAGCGTTGGTCGGCGGAGCCATCGCCCTCTACGGAGACGGCGCGAAACTGGCCGTTGACAGCGCCAGCCGCTTCGCGAACAACAGGGCCGCCAATACCGGAGGAGCGGTGGCTGTGCGCTACGGCTCAAACGGCGGCAGGTCGTACTCGTCGACGGAAAAGGTGGCGTGCAAGATAGACGCGTCCTTCAGCGGCAACCACGCAGCGGCAGGAGAAAACGACGTCAGCTTCGCCGTCTACTACCATCCGTCATTCACCGGAAAGCTCTCTATCGTGGGAGACGCCTCTTCGTATACCAAAGAGCTGAAAGAGAGCCGTCCCATAGTCGGAGGGAAGGCAGTCGAGCCGGTATTCTTCGAAGATATAGACCGTCTTACTCACCTTGCGCCGGAAAAAGTCCACAGGGCCGCGAGCTATCAAGATCTGAAAGAGATACTCGGATACTGCAAATACGACCCTGCGAGCGGCGGCTGGGAAAAAGACGATAGCGGACACGCCAAAATCACAGCAGGAAGGGCGCGTGCCGGAGACCTCGTCGTCATCACCGCCGACCTGAAGGCGGAAACCGACGCGGCCAACACCAGCAAGACGCCGCGTACCGACGCTGTGACGGGCGCCACGCTCTACGTGACGAAGGACGAGCTCAAGATATTCGGCAACGGCCATACGATAAACGGCGACGGATTCCCCGTCTTTGACATCGACGGCGGCGAAGGGGCGCTCTCGCTGGAGAGCGGCAACCTCACCATCAAAGAAGGCGCATACAACGCCAAGCTTGGCGGCGCGATCTTCGTCGAGGGCGACGCTACGCTGAGCGCTTTCAATATGACCTTCAAAAACTGCACGGCGGGCGGCGGCAGACCCGAGGCGCTGGCAGGAGGAGGCGGCGCCGTCTACCTCGACCCGCACGGAAAAGGCAAGCCCGCACTCAACGCGACAGACTGTCTCTTCGAGGGCAACAAAGCGGCGAACGGCGTCGGCGGCGCCGTATCGGCCATCAACGGCAGCGTGACGCTCTCAAACTGTACCTTCAAAGCGAACGAAGCGGCGCAGGGCGGTGCTATCGGCATGAAGGGGGAAGGCACGCTTACGCTGAACCGCTGCGAGCTCTCCTCCAACAGCTCCAGGTACGCTGGCGGGGCAGTAGACATCCACTACGGCAGAAGTTGGTATAAGAAGAGCGACGAACTCAACAAAGACTCAAGGATCACCGCAAAGATATCCAGATGCTCCTTCTCCGGCAACAGCGCGGGGATGGGCGAAGCAGCGGATATATCCTACAGCAGATACTACGACGATAAATTCCCCGACGACAACTCTCCCCACAGCAACTATCTGACGGCGGACGACGACGCGCTGGTAAAGGACCTCACATTCGCCGACATCTTCCGCACAAAGCTGAAGGGCGCCGACGGCACGGGAGGAGACAGCAGCAGCGGCTGCAACGCCGGCTTCCCGCCCTTGGCGCTGGCGGCGGCCTGCGCGGCCGCGGTCGCGGCGTGGATTAAAGAGCGCAGATAG